ATCGCTCTTCCCCGACCGTCACGAGGTGACGGTGACGGATGCTGCGGCACTGCCCGTGCGGGACTCGCCCAAGCCTCCGCCGGAGCGCGTCACGCTCACCCGCCCGGTTCTGAACTCCGCCAAGCGGGTGTGGCTCCCGCTCACCGGCGCGGACAAGGCGTCCGCGCTCGGCCTGGCGCTCGCCGGTGCGAGCTACACGAGCGTGCCGGCAGCGGGTGCGAAGGGGCGCAAGCGCACGATCTTCTTCGTCGATGAAGCCGCGGCGTCCGAGGTGTCGCCCGACCTCATCGATCCCGCGTACTGATCCGCCGCCCGCGCCTCAGCGAGTGGTCCAGCAGGAGGGCGTCAGCGCGTCGTGTCGCCGTCGGGGTCCGACGCGGGGTCGCTGCCGCGCGTGATGCCCAGCTCCTGGCTCTCGCTGAGAACCTGAGGATGGAAGCGTGCCAGGCCGACCACGCCCCAGACTGCGACGGCTCCGGCCACCCCGAAGATCACCAGCACCCAGCCAGGTGCGGCTGCGGCTTCTCCGAGCACGACCATGCCGATCAGCACGGCGACCAGAGGATCGACGACGGTCAGACCGGCGATCACGAGATCTGGTGGCCCAGAGCTGTACGCGGTCTGCACGAAGTACGCTCCGACCGCGCCGGCGGCGACGAGGGCGATGAGGCAAACGAGCGTGATCCACTCGAAGTCGCCCGCCTCGATGCGGTTGATGACAGCCTTCGCGAGCGTGGCGACGAACCCGTAGAGGATTCCGGCGCCGATGACGTAGAACAGTGCACGCATCCGGTGGCGGAGGATCAGCCAGCACGCGCCGAGGACGATGATGACGACGAGGAGGATCGCGAGGATCGTGAACAACTCGATGTCGGTGATCTTCTTCTCGGTGGCGAAGAGCGCCGCGAACGAGACGAAGAGGAAGATGCCGCCCACACAGCATGCGATCGCGGTGATGGACTGCCGTGTTGGTGAATGGCCCGACACGCGGGCGTTCAGCAGCGTGGTGATGACGAGGGCGATCGCACCGAGAGGCTGCACGACGATGAGCGGCGCCTGAGCAAGAGCGGCGAGCTGGCAGACGATCGCAAGACCAAGCATGAGGGTGCCGGCGATCCACGACGGTCGCGTGAGCAGCCGGCGGATCTGATCGAGACTGAGGCCTGCGGCACCGTCGGCTCCGCTCAGGCGCTCCACCTTCTCCACGCCGCGGTGCTGGTACTGCGCGCCCAGTGACATGAACACCGCACCAGCAAGGGCGAGCGGGATGCCGAGCAGCAGTCGCGGGTTTTGGAAGACGCCGACGAGCTGGTCGCCGACATCCGTCCCGCTCATCCACACGCTGAAGCTCACCCTACGACCCTACCTGCCGAGTCCCGCGCAGTAGGGTTATGGCGTGGCCGTACTTCCGATTCGCATCATGGGCGATCCCGTCCTGCACTCCCCCGCGTCTCCCGTCGAGGAGATCACCGACGAGATCCGCACGTTGATCGCGGACATGTTCGAGACGATGGACGCGGCACCAGGAGTGGGACTCGCGGCGCCGCAGGTCGGTGTGCCGCTGCGCATCTACACGTACTCCTACGTCGACGACGACGACCAGCCGTGGCGCGGCGTGCTCATCAACCCGGAGCTGTGGATGGTCCCGCTGGAGCCCGGCGATCCCGACCCCGACCTCGAGTCCGAGGGCTGCCTGTCTTTCCCTGGCGAGCGGTTCCCGCTTCGTCGATCTGAGCGGGTGCGCGTGACCGGAGCCGATCTCGACGGCTCCCCTGTCGAGATCGTGGTGGACGGATGGCGCGCCCGGATCATGCAACACGAGTTCGATCATCTCGACGGCGTGCTGTACATCGATCGCCTGTCGGACGGCGACTGGAAGACCACTCAGAAGATCGCGCGGAAACGCGGATGGGGCCGCCCCGGCGTCAGCTGGCTGCCGGGCGTCGACGACCTCGAAGGGTGATCGCTCCCAGCGCGATCACAGGTTCTTTCAAGTTGCATCACAGAATACCGGCGGATAGCGTTTCGTAGGCGGGCCGGTCCCACGTCCGCGCACCACGGTTCTGGAGGGGTAACACATGATGAAGCTGCGTACGCGCCACGCTCTGGCGCTCGTCGGATCGGCGGCAGCGCTGTCGATCGCACTGACCGGATGCAGTGCACTCAACGGCATCCTCGGCGGGGGCTCGGGAGACGCCAACCGCGACGAGGAGACCGGTCAGGTCACCGAGAGCGCCAACATCGACATCTTCTCGCTCAAGCTCGGCGACTGCAAGATGGCCAGCGGCTCCGGTCTCGTCTCCGACGCCGACGTCGTGCCGTGCGATGAGCCGCACGACGAAGAGGTGTACTTCGAGTACACGATGCCCGACGGAGAGTACTCGTCCGACGCCATCGATGCGGCATCCGAAGAGCAGTGCACGGGCGAGGCTTTCACGAACTTCGTCGGCATCGGCTTCAACGAGTCCGAGCTGAACGTCTACCCGCTCACGCCGACCGAGACCACCTGGAACGAGTACAACGACCGCGTGATCCAGTGCATCATCTCCGACCCGGCGGGTCAGATCTCCACGTCGCTCAAGGGCGCCGCGCGCTGATCTCAGACGCACACGCCACAGGGGCCCCGCCGATCGGCGGGGGCCCTGTGGCGTGAAACGGTGCTGTTTCGTGAGGCCGTACTGTGTCGTGAGACCGGGGTGTGTCATCGGCTACAGCCGCAGATGACCACCGTGAACACCCGTATCGAAGCTGCGGCCGACAGGCGCTGATTCGACAAGATCAGTCGCCTTCGTCGTCTCAGAACCTCGGCGTGCCATCAGCGTTGTATCCGAAAGAAGGATTGTCAGTTGGCGCTTCAGTAGTGCGATCGTCCTTCGTCGGTACGCTTTCACCGGTACTGACGCCCGGCCTGAACGATTCGATGAGGTCAAGCCAGTCGCCAGGTTCGCAGGTGGAGTCGGCGTTGATGGTGATCATGTCGGAACGCCGGCCGGGGTTGAGTCGATCGTCAAGAGCGCAACATGCGAGTCGGGTTTCTCGGCCTCGACAAGGACATTGTCGACGTCGCCCGTATAGGTGCGCGTCTTGATATCCGACCACCCCGGCTGGCCTGGTCGTCACCGATCTGGGCTCCAGTGGCGGAACACTGCTGGACGCCAGTGATGACGAGCTCCCGCGTCATGTCCCGACCCCGATCCCGTGGGGCACACCTCTCGTGCTCGGAACCCGCCGCGTCGTGTTCGAACAGCGCCGGCGAACCGGGGAGGCAGCGTGATCGACTACGACCAGACACTCCTCGAATCGACCAGGACTCATCGCGAACGACTCACGGCGGCTTTCGTTCACGGCGAGCAGCGCGACCGCCGTATCGTGAACTCCAATCTGCGCCGGCTGACCGGGTCGGTCGTCCTCGGAGCCGTGCTGTGCGCTGCATGCCTGGGTACCGGTTTTGTCCTCGACATCCTGCAGACGCAACGTGAAGACAGAGCCGTCGCCGCGTACCGTGCCGCGATCGCGGCAACCCCCATGGAACCCGGCGACGGCCTGACCGGGCAACGCGGCACTGCATCGCGAACACCGTCGTCAACAACGGGAGAAGGCGCCGCATCCCGTGGGATGTGACGCCTTCTATGGGCTCCCCGGCTTGGACTCGAACCAAGAACCTGCCGGTTTCAAGCCGTTGGTTCAGCTTAGCGACTGGCGCGAGGCGGCCTAGAGCGCAATGCGGCGCAACCGATATTCCGCTTCGTTCGGAGTATGGACATTCCCTTGACTAACGACGAAATGATCCGCCGATTCGAGCAGTGGCTGCTGGCGAGCTACCGCGCTGAGGGAACCGTGAAGTTGCGCGTCCGCCACGCGCGGATGCTTGCCGCGCATGTGCAGCTCGCGCTCGCGACGGACGAACAGATCGAGCAAGCACTCATTGTGACGCGCGGGTACTCCGCGGAGTACCGGCACTCGATCCTCGCGTCTTGGAAGCTGCTCTACCGGTGGGCGTCAGCGAAGCGACTCGTGATGTTCGATCCTACGTTGCTGCTCGATCCGATCCCGGTACGCAAGCGTGTTCCTCGCATCGCTGCGGACTCCGCCGTCTCGCGAGCTCTCGTCAATGCAAGCGCACGCGACCGCGCGCTCGTCATGCTCGCGCGGTATGCGTGCCTCCGTCTCTCAGAGATCGCGGCGCTGCATATGCGTGATCGCGTTGGCGAA
This Microbacterium sp. XT11 DNA region includes the following protein-coding sequences:
- a CDS encoding DMT family transporter, giving the protein MSGTDVGDQLVGVFQNPRLLLGIPLALAGAVFMSLGAQYQHRGVEKVERLSGADGAAGLSLDQIRRLLTRPSWIAGTLMLGLAIVCQLAALAQAPLIVVQPLGAIALVITTLLNARVSGHSPTRQSITAIACCVGGIFLFVSFAALFATEKKITDIELFTILAILLVVIIVLGACWLILRHRMRALFYVIGAGILYGFVATLAKAVINRIEAGDFEWITLVCLIALVAAGAVGAYFVQTAYSSGPPDLVIAGLTVVDPLVAVLIGMVVLGEAAAAPGWVLVIFGVAGAVAVWGVVGLARFHPQVLSESQELGITRGSDPASDPDGDTTR
- a CDS encoding tyrosine-type recombinase/integrase, giving the protein MTNDEMIRRFEQWLLASYRAEGTVKLRVRHARMLAAHVQLALATDEQIEQALIVTRGYSAEYRHSILASWKLLYRWASAKRLVMFDPTLLLDPIPVRKRVPRIAADSAVSRALVNASARDRALVMLARYACLRLSEIAALHMRDRVGETLIIRGKGDKERFVDINPPLMLALTTLEDEQPYGAYFPGATAGHLHPQSVHKIIKRITGWHPHALRHAGATAAYQATRNLRAVQEMLGHSSLATTERYLHITSAERREAAMATIIQGGAMLAA
- a CDS encoding septum formation family protein, encoding MMKLRTRHALALVGSAAALSIALTGCSALNGILGGGSGDANRDEETGQVTESANIDIFSLKLGDCKMASGSGLVSDADVVPCDEPHDEEVYFEYTMPDGEYSSDAIDAASEEQCTGEAFTNFVGIGFNESELNVYPLTPTETTWNEYNDRVIQCIISDPAGQISTSLKGAAR
- the def gene encoding peptide deformylase yields the protein MAVLPIRIMGDPVLHSPASPVEEITDEIRTLIADMFETMDAAPGVGLAAPQVGVPLRIYTYSYVDDDDQPWRGVLINPELWMVPLEPGDPDPDLESEGCLSFPGERFPLRRSERVRVTGADLDGSPVEIVVDGWRARIMQHEFDHLDGVLYIDRLSDGDWKTTQKIARKRGWGRPGVSWLPGVDDLEG